The following proteins are encoded in a genomic region of Dyadobacter sp. UC 10:
- a CDS encoding DinB family protein: MEKHERGKLAEELTMLIEKGNAHVSFWDAIGGLPAQLRGAVPKNLPYSIWQLVEHLRITQKDILEFSESEAYQEKEWPKDYWTPALEQIDEETWENSLAEIREDQQQFIALLRNEENDLFTPFSWGEGQSLLREAMLIADHNSYHTAEIVVIRRLLNAWK; this comes from the coding sequence ATGGAAAAACACGAAAGAGGAAAATTGGCGGAAGAACTGACCATGCTCATCGAGAAAGGGAATGCACATGTGTCATTTTGGGACGCAATTGGAGGTTTACCAGCACAGCTCAGGGGAGCGGTTCCCAAAAATCTGCCTTACAGCATCTGGCAGCTGGTCGAGCACCTGCGGATCACCCAAAAGGATATTCTGGAATTTTCAGAGTCGGAAGCTTATCAGGAAAAAGAATGGCCCAAGGATTATTGGACACCGGCGCTGGAACAGATTGACGAAGAAACCTGGGAAAATTCGCTGGCAGAGATCCGCGAAGATCAGCAACAATTCATCGCATTGCTTCGAAACGAAGAAAATGACCTTTTTACACCTTTCTCCTGGGGCGAAGGCCAGAGTTTGCTCCGCGAGGCAATGCTGATTGCCGACCATAATTCCTATCATACGGCCGAAATTGTGGTGATAAGACGACTATTGAATGCCTGGAAATAG
- a CDS encoding 3-keto-disaccharide hydrolase, with amino-acid sequence MSCTVSPEKKPVSLFDGKTFNGWEGDTVTTWGIEDGAIAGGSLSETVPHNEFLCTKKSYSNFILKVKFKLTGSEGFINTGVQFHSVRAKDPAYEMIGYQADLGDKFWASLYDESRRNKTLIAPDSALVEKILKRNEWNDYEVRSENGRIRISLNGTQTIDYTEPDKSIPQKGIIGLQIHGGGKAKVYYKDIWIEEI; translated from the coding sequence ATGAGCTGCACGGTGTCGCCAGAAAAAAAGCCGGTTTCACTTTTTGATGGAAAAACTTTTAATGGTTGGGAAGGCGATACGGTAACGACCTGGGGAATTGAGGACGGTGCGATCGCTGGCGGCTCGCTGAGCGAAACAGTGCCTCACAATGAATTTTTATGTACAAAAAAGAGCTATTCCAATTTTATCCTCAAAGTGAAATTCAAGCTGACCGGCAGTGAGGGTTTTATCAATACCGGCGTGCAGTTCCATAGTGTGCGGGCCAAAGATCCGGCTTATGAAATGATCGGTTACCAGGCCGACCTGGGTGATAAATTTTGGGCGAGCCTTTACGACGAGTCGAGAAGGAACAAAACCCTGATCGCTCCTGATTCGGCATTAGTTGAAAAGATTTTGAAAAGAAATGAATGGAACGATTACGAAGTACGCAGTGAGAATGGGCGCATTCGAATTTCGCTTAACGGTACGCAAACCATCGACTACACTGAGCCCGACAAGTCGATCCCGCAGAAAGGAATTATCGGTTTGCAAATCCACGGAGGTGGCAAAGCCAAAGTATATTACAAGGATATCTGGATCGAAGAAATATAG
- a CDS encoding PAS domain-containing sensor histidine kinase has protein sequence MIDSFNDRKDDLLVAIERFQLVAKATHDVIWDWDLINNTVWWNEGMRENFGHAIEGLQEGIDSWYDRIHPDDHERVLSKIHEAIELHEPHWTDFYRFRRANGEYAQVHDRGYIIIAGGKPVRMVGSMLDLTQQLRLEKERAESEENLKFAMQAAQLGTWNYDPATGTIAANQRCRDLYGNPEEEILTYEIVSRYIHPGDLQKAKEAIAASLDPKIRALYDIRYRTIGAKDKSLRWLHCSGQAYFTENGTPYRFAGITRDITDEVLNREKVEWADQQAAMTIEGSGAGSFLVNIETDEVIYSPSMARILTGHEDRHVTRHVFIEHVHPEDRQIRENAYSTADETGELRYEARFIWDNGSVHWIRVIGQYLFDSSGKATSLSGIVMDISDRIDSEQRIRTSEEHLRTLIQQAPVATALFIGRDFVIDIPNAAMLKLWGKGDSVIGKPLLEALPELTDQPFIKVLNRIYETGEAHSEQSARGDIVVNGRLQTFYYDYTYKPLRNARGEIYAILDMAVDVTEQVKSRQALEKSEERYRQLANELERRVQQRTAELNQTNAELINSNNNLQQFAYAASHDMQEPLRKIQSFGSRLQSLYSKELDENGVFMLNRIQDASKRMSMMIDDLLAYSRLTTRDTEFQPVDMKEIVSNVLTDLEIAIQEQRTRIVTDDLPVIFGNRSQLTQLMQNLLSNAIKYRKTDEPSEIRLSSRAATADELVYITKPLDGHKYARIEVSDNGIGFDEIYLDRIFQMFQRLHGRSEFSGSGIGLALCKKVVQNHHGHITARSAVGEGSAFIVFLPVVDVK, from the coding sequence ATGATTGATTCTTTTAACGACCGTAAAGACGATCTGTTGGTCGCCATTGAAAGGTTCCAGCTTGTTGCCAAAGCTACCCACGACGTCATCTGGGACTGGGATCTGATTAACAATACCGTTTGGTGGAACGAAGGTATGCGGGAAAATTTCGGGCATGCAATCGAGGGCCTCCAGGAGGGGATCGATTCCTGGTACGACCGCATCCATCCCGACGACCATGAGCGGGTGCTGTCAAAAATACATGAGGCGATTGAACTTCATGAGCCGCACTGGACAGATTTTTACCGGTTCCGTCGTGCAAACGGCGAGTACGCCCAGGTGCACGATCGGGGGTATATTATCATCGCCGGCGGGAAACCCGTCCGAATGGTCGGTTCAATGCTGGATCTTACACAACAGCTCAGGCTGGAAAAAGAGCGGGCGGAAAGTGAGGAGAACCTCAAATTCGCTATGCAAGCCGCGCAGCTGGGTACCTGGAATTATGATCCTGCAACCGGGACAATCGCGGCAAACCAGCGTTGCCGCGATTTATATGGAAATCCGGAAGAAGAAATACTTACCTACGAAATCGTTTCCAGATATATTCACCCCGGCGACCTGCAAAAAGCGAAGGAAGCAATAGCCGCTTCGCTCGACCCAAAAATAAGAGCACTTTATGATATCAGGTACCGGACAATCGGCGCGAAAGACAAATCCTTGCGCTGGCTGCATTGTTCCGGCCAGGCATACTTTACCGAAAACGGAACGCCTTACCGATTTGCGGGAATTACCAGGGATATTACAGATGAGGTCCTGAACCGTGAAAAAGTAGAATGGGCTGACCAACAAGCTGCAATGACGATCGAAGGCTCAGGAGCCGGGTCCTTTCTGGTCAATATCGAAACAGATGAAGTGATATACTCCCCCTCCATGGCTCGGATACTTACGGGTCATGAGGACCGGCACGTTACCCGTCACGTATTTATCGAACACGTTCACCCCGAGGACCGGCAGATCCGGGAAAACGCTTACTCCACTGCGGACGAAACCGGCGAGTTGCGCTACGAGGCCAGATTTATCTGGGATAATGGTTCTGTGCACTGGATAAGGGTGATTGGACAATATCTTTTCGACAGTAGCGGCAAAGCTACTTCCCTGTCCGGAATTGTAATGGATATTTCCGACCGTATTGACTCCGAGCAGCGCATTAGAACCAGCGAAGAGCATTTGCGCACCCTTATCCAGCAAGCGCCGGTGGCAACCGCCTTATTTATAGGAAGGGATTTTGTAATTGATATCCCCAATGCAGCCATGTTAAAGCTATGGGGAAAAGGCGACTCGGTGATCGGTAAGCCGCTCCTGGAAGCCCTGCCAGAACTGACCGATCAACCGTTCATTAAAGTTCTCAACCGAATTTATGAAACTGGCGAAGCCCATTCCGAGCAAAGCGCCAGGGGAGATATCGTCGTTAACGGAAGATTACAGACTTTTTATTATGATTATACATACAAACCGCTTAGGAATGCAAGGGGGGAAATATATGCCATCCTGGATATGGCCGTTGACGTAACTGAGCAGGTTAAGTCCCGCCAGGCGCTCGAAAAAAGTGAAGAAAGATACAGGCAGCTCGCCAACGAGCTGGAAAGGCGGGTGCAGCAGCGGACTGCCGAACTGAACCAGACGAATGCAGAGCTAATCAATTCCAACAATAACCTGCAACAATTTGCATATGCGGCTAGCCACGATATGCAGGAACCACTCCGGAAAATTCAGTCGTTCGGCTCTCGGTTGCAGTCCCTTTATTCGAAGGAACTGGATGAAAACGGCGTGTTTATGCTCAACAGAATCCAGGATGCATCCAAAAGAATGTCGATGATGATTGATGATCTGCTGGCTTATTCAAGATTGACGACCCGCGACACGGAATTCCAGCCGGTGGACATGAAGGAAATTGTCAGTAATGTGCTGACCGACCTGGAAATTGCGATCCAGGAACAGCGTACCCGGATCGTTACAGATGATTTACCAGTAATTTTTGGAAACCGCTCCCAGCTGACCCAGTTAATGCAGAATCTGCTCAGTAATGCGATCAAATACAGAAAAACTGACGAACCTTCCGAAATCAGGCTGTCGTCGAGAGCAGCAACGGCTGACGAGCTTGTCTATATAACCAAACCCCTGGATGGGCACAAGTATGCGCGCATTGAAGTTTCAGACAACGGGATCGGTTTTGATGAAATATACCTCGACCGGATATTCCAGATGTTCCAGCGCCTGCACGGACGCAGCGAATTTTCCGGCTCAGGAATCGGATTGGCGCTGTGTAAAAAAGTAGTGCAGAACCACCACGGGCACATTACTGCCAGGAGCGCGGTTGGTGAAGGATCAGCTTTTATCGTATTTCTTCCGGTTGTCGACGTAAAATAG
- a CDS encoding GNAT family N-acetyltransferase — protein sequence MSEIQLKLDNQKRGAFYIEQEGKQIGEMVIGLSETTLTVYHTEVDPEMEGKGFAKEMFDAMVAYARKEQLQVLPLCQYVHAQFRRHPQDYEDIWKK from the coding sequence ATGAGTGAAATACAATTGAAGCTGGACAACCAGAAGCGGGGCGCTTTTTATATTGAGCAGGAGGGGAAGCAGATCGGAGAAATGGTGATCGGGCTCAGCGAAACCACACTTACCGTGTATCATACAGAGGTAGACCCGGAAATGGAGGGAAAGGGCTTTGCCAAAGAAATGTTCGATGCGATGGTTGCATACGCCCGCAAGGAGCAATTACAAGTGCTGCCGCTCTGTCAGTACGTGCATGCGCAATTCCGCCGGCATCCGCAGGATTACGAGGATATCTGGAAAAAATAG
- a CDS encoding sugar phosphate isomerase/epimerase family protein: protein MNRREAMSSMLAVSGTGLLPAGTSKVKKEPFIYSLNMSTLRGHKLGFRKELEVAAKAGYGSVEIWINTLQDYLKNGGNLKEAKTIIDDLGLKVEDAIGFAPWIVDDTATRSKALEQLKLEMEQLAAIGCPRVAAPPMGATTGDSLDLKKVAERYRAILELGETTKVAPHLELWGFSKNLSRVGELLYVAVEADHPSARVLMDVYHLHKGGSGMDSVKDVGKPLVEIFHINDYPKTPPRETITDADRVYAGDGVAPLKELLKNLKNPEKPVILSFEVFNQGYYAQDALLVAKTGLEKMKKVAQGV, encoded by the coding sequence ATGAACCGTAGAGAAGCAATGTCCTCGATGCTGGCTGTCAGTGGTACAGGACTTTTACCCGCCGGGACTTCGAAAGTGAAAAAAGAACCATTTATATATTCGCTCAATATGAGCACATTGCGCGGTCACAAACTTGGCTTTCGCAAGGAATTGGAAGTTGCCGCAAAAGCCGGCTACGGGTCTGTTGAGATATGGATCAATACCTTGCAGGATTACCTCAAAAATGGAGGAAACCTGAAAGAAGCCAAAACAATCATCGATGATCTCGGCTTGAAAGTAGAGGATGCGATCGGTTTTGCGCCCTGGATCGTTGACGACACTGCTACCAGAAGTAAGGCTTTGGAACAGCTGAAACTGGAAATGGAACAGCTCGCTGCCATCGGTTGTCCACGCGTGGCGGCTCCTCCGATGGGTGCGACGACCGGCGATTCGCTTGATCTGAAAAAGGTCGCAGAACGTTACCGGGCAATTTTGGAATTGGGCGAAACGACAAAAGTGGCTCCACACCTGGAACTGTGGGGCTTTTCCAAAAATTTAAGCAGGGTGGGCGAACTTTTATATGTGGCAGTAGAAGCGGATCACCCTTCCGCGCGCGTTTTGATGGATGTTTACCATCTGCATAAGGGAGGCTCGGGAATGGATAGTGTAAAAGATGTAGGCAAGCCGCTGGTAGAGATATTTCACATTAACGATTACCCGAAAACACCGCCACGTGAAACGATTACTGACGCCGACCGGGTTTACGCTGGCGACGGGGTGGCGCCGCTTAAAGAACTTTTAAAGAATCTCAAAAATCCTGAGAAACCTGTCATCCTTTCTTTCGAAGTATTCAATCAGGGATACTATGCACAGGATGCATTGCTGGTTGCCAAAACCGGGCTGGAAAAGATGAAAAAAGTTGCGCAAGGAGTTTAA
- a CDS encoding VOC family protein — translation METSDYKLPALTHIGHVHLKVADLERSLDFYCGLLGFEITTRYGDQAVFISAGGYHHHIGLNTWYSKDAPPAGQHGVGLFHTAILYPTRKDLATILDRLLKAKYPLSGASDHGVSEALYLNDPDNNGVELYWDRPKELWSYLPDGSIEMFTRSLNMRGLLGELGE, via the coding sequence ATGGAAACCTCAGACTACAAATTGCCAGCCCTCACGCACATTGGACATGTGCACCTTAAAGTCGCCGATCTGGAACGCTCACTTGATTTTTATTGCGGCCTGTTGGGATTTGAAATCACAACCCGGTATGGAGATCAGGCGGTTTTCATCTCGGCCGGCGGTTACCATCACCATATCGGTTTGAATACCTGGTACAGCAAAGACGCACCACCGGCGGGCCAGCATGGTGTCGGGCTTTTTCACACTGCTATTCTTTACCCAACCCGCAAAGACCTCGCAACCATTCTGGACCGCCTTTTGAAAGCCAAATATCCTCTTTCCGGCGCCAGCGACCATGGCGTTTCCGAAGCGCTATATCTCAATGATCCCGACAATAACGGTGTAGAATTGTATTGGGACAGACCAAAAGAACTATGGTCCTACCTGCCCGATGGTTCGATAGAAATGTTTACCAGATCATTGAATATGCGCGGATTGCTCGGTGAGTTGGGCGAGTAA
- a CDS encoding glycoside hydrolase family 5 protein produces the protein MHRRTFIKNTGALVAVGTVPGFTFQSQNAKNKLPKWKGFNLLDFFSPDPASSRKPTTEEYFKWMSDWGFDFVRIPMAYPAYLKFDRSKNITPEEVYQIDQQAVDKIDKLVSTAHKYKMHVSLNLHRAPGYCINAGFHEPYNLWTDQKALDAFCFHWNMWAKRYKNVSSELISFDLLNEPSMREDMNDQHSKRSSVPGAMYRKLALAAQEAIRKENPNHLIIADGNDVGSSVIPELADLDIGQSCRGYHPGIISHYKAPWAMKETDNLPEVKWPGQVGDQYLSRAMLEKYYKPWIDLVAKGIGVHCGECGCWNKTPHPVFLAWFSDVLDILSSAGIGFSLWEFSGDFGVLNSRRDDVAYEDFQGQKLDRKLLNLLMKY, from the coding sequence ATGCATCGAAGGACTTTCATTAAAAATACAGGCGCATTGGTTGCTGTCGGGACTGTTCCGGGATTTACCTTCCAATCACAGAATGCAAAGAACAAGCTGCCCAAATGGAAAGGCTTTAACCTGCTTGATTTCTTTTCCCCGGACCCCGCATCCAGCCGCAAGCCAACGACCGAAGAATATTTTAAATGGATGAGCGACTGGGGATTTGATTTTGTGAGAATACCCATGGCTTATCCCGCTTATCTTAAATTCGACAGAAGTAAAAATATCACTCCGGAAGAGGTTTACCAGATTGACCAGCAGGCAGTTGATAAAATAGATAAGCTGGTAAGTACCGCACATAAATATAAAATGCATGTGAGCCTGAACCTGCACCGCGCGCCAGGCTATTGCATCAATGCGGGATTTCATGAACCCTATAATCTTTGGACGGACCAAAAAGCGCTGGACGCATTCTGCTTTCATTGGAACATGTGGGCCAAACGTTATAAAAATGTATCGTCCGAACTGATCAGCTTCGATCTCCTTAATGAGCCAAGTATGCGGGAAGATATGAACGATCAGCATTCAAAAAGATCTTCGGTACCCGGAGCTATGTACAGAAAACTTGCCCTCGCAGCCCAGGAGGCGATCAGGAAAGAAAACCCGAATCACCTGATCATTGCAGACGGAAACGATGTAGGCAGCTCAGTAATACCCGAGCTGGCCGATCTTGACATCGGTCAAAGTTGCCGGGGTTATCATCCAGGCATTATTTCACATTATAAGGCACCGTGGGCAATGAAGGAAACGGACAACCTGCCGGAGGTAAAGTGGCCTGGGCAGGTTGGTGACCAATACCTCAGCAGGGCAATGCTGGAAAAGTACTACAAACCCTGGATAGACCTGGTGGCCAAAGGAATAGGGGTGCACTGCGGTGAATGCGGATGCTGGAATAAAACACCACATCCGGTATTTCTCGCCTGGTTTTCGGACGTACTCGATATTCTTTCTTCCGCCGGGATCGGGTTTTCGCTCTGGGAGTTTTCGGGGGATTTTGGTGTGCTCAATTCACGCCGTGACGATGTGGCTTACGAGGATTTCCAGGGTCAGAAACTCGATAGAAAATTGCTGAATCTGCTGATGAAATACTAG
- a CDS encoding M56 family metallopeptidase — MDLSFWNQSFVEKLVQSVCLMLMHSIWQGLIIAVLAGVVLWFTKKSKPALRYNLLAGLLLAFILMAGGTFWLQITEDSRASLSNAYEFVSHKKTTIYLNNSPGESFGASLKEFWIKPAIRFCTGHSSLIVTIWLFVFTLKSVSAASGLFYLKKIRTQRVTEPDEQWEAHLRRLCGKMRIAQPVQLLESALVKVPMVAGYLKPVILLPIGMLCNLSTEQIEAILLHELAHIKRRDYLINLVQIVCENIFFFNPALLWLSGLIREEREHCCDDLAISVMQDSHSLVHALVTFQEYSLKGPTAGLAFSRKRNHLLDRIKRIIYQNNKQLNAMEKLFVTLSLVAVTAFSAAMTKSDPQRQPATDRQINASVAIQNPANQHADYHPDTLPKKKTGAISDNTIYSANVYSASEGVSTYHVTSGGKEYQIVKKAGKIISLDIDGKEIPADQYDLYEKEVDQIEQEIKVAHERAEVERRNADEMRAKADTERANAENLRDAAEQSRLHADDSRKAAEKIREQAEHLRHQAIKLREEAEKMHIAAGHNREEAEKAREKAEVARQNAEKDRKEFEKKQNALIKDLSDAGLVKDKGSLSYKLSQEELIVNGVKQPDDFHKKMKAKYIQDQAVEMVYNFKGRTGYTVSGMIYSR, encoded by the coding sequence ATGGATTTGAGCTTTTGGAATCAGTCTTTCGTTGAAAAATTAGTCCAGTCGGTTTGTCTGATGCTGATGCATTCAATCTGGCAGGGATTGATTATTGCAGTTTTGGCCGGCGTTGTGTTATGGTTTACGAAAAAATCAAAGCCGGCGCTGAGGTATAATTTGCTTGCAGGCCTGCTACTTGCATTTATATTGATGGCAGGGGGCACTTTCTGGCTGCAAATAACAGAAGATAGTCGCGCGTCACTTTCGAATGCCTACGAATTCGTATCACACAAAAAAACTACTATATATCTTAACAACAGTCCCGGTGAGTCGTTTGGAGCCAGCTTAAAAGAGTTTTGGATTAAACCGGCTATTCGCTTTTGCACCGGGCATTCATCCCTGATTGTTACGATATGGCTATTTGTTTTTACCCTCAAATCAGTTAGTGCTGCCAGTGGTCTATTTTACCTGAAAAAGATCAGGACACAGCGCGTTACCGAGCCTGACGAACAATGGGAAGCGCATTTACGAAGACTTTGCGGAAAGATGCGTATAGCCCAACCCGTTCAGTTACTCGAGTCGGCTTTGGTCAAAGTGCCTATGGTGGCAGGTTATTTGAAACCGGTCATCCTGCTTCCGATCGGAATGTTGTGCAACCTCAGTACTGAACAGATCGAAGCCATTCTGCTGCACGAATTAGCGCATATCAAACGCCGTGATTACCTGATCAACCTTGTGCAAATTGTTTGTGAAAATATATTCTTTTTCAATCCTGCACTGCTCTGGCTTTCGGGGCTGATCCGGGAGGAACGCGAGCATTGCTGCGACGATCTGGCTATCTCGGTCATGCAGGACAGTCATTCTTTGGTACATGCACTGGTCACTTTCCAGGAATATAGCCTGAAAGGACCGACCGCAGGATTGGCTTTTTCAAGAAAGCGGAACCACCTGCTTGACAGGATCAAACGCATTATCTATCAAAACAATAAACAATTAAACGCCATGGAAAAATTATTTGTAACACTAAGTCTGGTTGCTGTAACCGCTTTTTCGGCTGCAATGACAAAATCCGACCCACAAAGACAGCCGGCAACAGACCGGCAGATCAATGCATCGGTAGCAATTCAAAACCCTGCCAATCAACATGCTGACTATCACCCTGACACTTTACCAAAAAAGAAAACGGGGGCTATATCAGATAACACCATTTACTCAGCTAATGTATACTCGGCGAGTGAAGGTGTGAGTACCTATCACGTTACATCGGGCGGTAAAGAATATCAGATCGTTAAAAAGGCTGGAAAAATTATTTCACTGGACATTGACGGCAAGGAAATACCGGCTGATCAATATGACTTATACGAAAAAGAGGTCGACCAGATAGAGCAGGAGATCAAAGTGGCTCATGAGCGAGCTGAAGTTGAGCGTAGAAACGCAGACGAAATGCGCGCGAAGGCCGATACCGAACGCGCCAATGCTGAAAACCTGAGGGATGCAGCGGAACAAAGCAGATTGCATGCGGATGACAGCCGGAAAGCTGCCGAGAAAATACGCGAACAGGCCGAGCACCTTCGCCACCAGGCCATCAAATTACGTGAAGAGGCGGAGAAAATGCATATTGCCGCTGGCCATAACAGGGAGGAAGCAGAAAAGGCCCGTGAAAAGGCAGAAGTGGCGAGACAAAATGCCGAAAAAGACCGTAAAGAGTTTGAGAAAAAGCAAAATGCCCTTATCAAGGATCTTTCCGACGCCGGACTGGTGAAGGATAAGGGTAGTCTTTCTTACAAATTAAGTCAGGAAGAACTCATCGTGAATGGAGTGAAACAGCCCGATGATTTTCACAAGAAAATGAAGGCAAAATATATCCAGGACCAGGCGGTCGAGATGGTTTATAATTTCAAAGGCCGCACCGGTTACACGGTATCGGGTATGATTTATTCCAGGTAA
- a CDS encoding BlaI/MecI/CopY family transcriptional regulator, whose amino-acid sequence MEPTKSELEILQVLWEHGPSTVRFVNDKLNEEKRAVQYSSTLKLMQIMAEKGILLRDESSMKHVYSPAEAEDRTKTALLEKFVDSMYKGSATSLVMQLFGNKKTSSEELDEIKRFLNNLEK is encoded by the coding sequence ATGGAACCTACTAAGTCAGAATTGGAAATATTGCAGGTGCTTTGGGAGCATGGTCCGTCGACCGTCCGGTTCGTCAATGATAAGCTGAATGAGGAAAAACGGGCGGTTCAGTATTCGTCTACTTTGAAGCTAATGCAAATTATGGCCGAGAAGGGAATATTGCTCCGCGACGAAAGCAGTATGAAACACGTATATAGCCCGGCGGAGGCTGAGGATCGGACGAAAACGGCATTACTTGAGAAGTTTGTCGATTCCATGTACAAAGGTTCTGCCACCAGCCTGGTCATGCAATTATTTGGGAATAAAAAAACCTCGTCGGAAGAGCTGGACGAAATCAAGCGTTTTTTGAACAATCTGGAAAAATAA
- a CDS encoding transposase: MAAFFMLVAAVVAAVVGDNADNDASASPSLVFPPSLVLSPTNMRSANMSRHRWCCHQRAYNPPTCYQSFLSTSKGKADGNRLYSIFPHRSAIVAVVTNEHAIRQHVTKAFLRRLKGKKLMETHYIQFFTATILRWKDISAIVGVVTNEHAIRQHVTKAFLRRLKGKKLMETHYIQFFTATILRWKDILASDKYKDIIIESMRFLVNNGRVKIHGFVIMPNHIHLIWRINKNLLLQNVQRDFLKYTAQQIKFDLVDSKSPLLSGFEVRSKDRQYQFWQRNPLSIDLYSPEILEQKLNYIHRNPIQKGWTLAADESRYFYSSYQFYHQGPNPFEFLSHYMD, translated from the coding sequence GTGGCGGCATTTTTTATGTTGGTGGCGGCCGTTGTGGCGGCTGTTGTTGGTGACAACGCCGACAATGATGCGTCCGCCTCGCCATCGTTGGTGTTTCCGCCATCGTTGGTGTTGTCACCAACGAACATGCGATCCGCCAACATGTCTCGCCATCGTTGGTGTTGTCACCAACGAGCATACAATCCGCCAACATGTTACCAAAGCTTTCTGTCGACGTCTAAGGGAAAAGCCGATGGAAACAGATTATATTCAATTTTCCCCCATCGTTCCGCCATCGTTGCTGTTGTCACCAACGAGCATGCAATCCGCCAACATGTTACCAAAGCTTTCCTTCGACGTCTAAAAGGGAAAAAGCTGATGGAAACACATTACATTCAATTCTTTACTGCGACGATACTTCGCTGGAAAGACATTTCCGCCATCGTTGGTGTTGTCACCAACGAGCATGCAATCCGCCAACATGTTACCAAAGCTTTCCTTCGACGTCTAAAAGGGAAAAAGCTGATGGAAACACATTACATTCAATTCTTTACTGCGACGATACTTCGCTGGAAAGACATTCTGGCGTCAGATAAATACAAGGATATCATCATCGAAAGTATGAGATTTCTGGTGAATAACGGACGAGTCAAAATTCATGGTTTCGTAATTATGCCAAACCATATCCATTTGATATGGCGGATCAATAAGAATCTTCTTTTGCAGAATGTGCAACGGGATTTCTTGAAATACACGGCTCAGCAAATCAAATTCGATTTAGTTGATAGCAAGAGTCCATTATTATCAGGTTTTGAAGTGCGGTCAAAGGATCGTCAGTATCAGTTTTGGCAAAGAAATCCATTGAGTATCGATCTGTATTCGCCTGAGATACTGGAACAAAAGTTGAATTACATCCATCGTAATCCAATACAAAAAGGATGGACGCTGGCAGCTGACGAGTCGCGATATTTTTATAGCTCCTACCAGTTCTATCACCAGGGGCCGAATCCTTTTGAATTCTTGTCGCACTACATGGATTGA
- a CDS encoding sugar phosphate isomerase/epimerase family protein, whose translation MEDQDLSRRRFLGTSALAAAGFALLRTPVIGAPAYIKNLGKPNSLFNGVQVGAITYSWRSMPQDAESILKYCVECNISAIEMMGNTPEQFAGAPEAPPRPNMTPGPDGKRPEMTEDQRAAMKEHGTKMAEWRAKVSMDKFTQLRKMYNDAGVTIYAYKPNALGVNNTDAEVDYALRAAKALGANQATVELPNDSAQTKRLGDIAAKNKTFIAYHGHTQQTPTWWDTALGQSKYNAMNLDMGHYVAAGFEPIDLINAKHEHIKSMHIKDRKSKANGGANVVWGSGDTPIIPVLELMRSKKYKFPATIELEYEIPAGSDAVKETAKCVEYARKALMA comes from the coding sequence ATGGAAGATCAAGACTTGTCCAGACGTCGGTTTTTAGGCACCTCGGCACTTGCAGCCGCAGGTTTTGCGCTGCTCCGTACGCCTGTTATCGGCGCACCGGCTTATATCAAGAACTTAGGCAAACCGAATTCACTTTTCAACGGCGTGCAGGTCGGCGCGATTACCTATTCGTGGCGCAGTATGCCGCAGGATGCGGAAAGTATATTGAAATATTGCGTTGAATGTAATATCAGCGCGATCGAAATGATGGGCAATACGCCTGAGCAGTTTGCAGGAGCGCCGGAAGCGCCGCCACGCCCGAATATGACGCCCGGCCCGGACGGTAAGCGCCCGGAAATGACGGAAGACCAGAGGGCCGCCATGAAGGAGCATGGTACCAAAATGGCCGAATGGCGCGCCAAAGTTTCGATGGATAAGTTCACGCAGCTGCGAAAAATGTATAATGATGCAGGTGTAACCATCTATGCTTACAAGCCAAATGCTTTGGGCGTAAATAATACGGATGCGGAAGTCGATTACGCACTGCGCGCAGCAAAAGCATTGGGGGCAAATCAGGCGACGGTCGAATTGCCGAATGATTCGGCTCAAACCAAGCGTTTGGGAGATATCGCTGCCAAAAACAAAACATTCATTGCCTATCACGGGCACACTCAGCAAACGCCAACCTGGTGGGATACCGCACTGGGTCAGTCGAAATACAATGCAATGAACCTCGATATGGGGCATTACGTGGCGGCAGGTTTCGAGCCGATTGACCTCATCAATGCCAAACACGAGCACATTAAGAGCATGCACATCAAGGATCGCAAATCCAAAGCGAATGGCGGAGCAAATGTGGTATGGGGTTCCGGCGACACGCCGATTATTCCTGTGCTTGAACTAATGCGTAGCAAGAAATACAAATTTCCGGCAACCATCGAGCTGGAATACGAAATACCGGCGGGCTCGGATGCTGTGAAGGAAACAGCGAAGTGTGTTGAGTATGCACGGAAAGCGTTGATGGCTTAG